Within the Clostridium scatologenes genome, the region AACTGTAGAGGAGGTAAAAAAAATAAAAGAAAAATTGGAAAAGCACGTAATTGAGAACATATAATTTTTTAATAAGTTTGACCATACTCCATATAATTTCCTATAGAAATTATTGAAGAGGTTAAAAATAAAGAAAAATTAGAGATGGGGGTATTTTAAATGGATTTTAAATCAGACATCGAAATAGCACAAGAGTGTAAAATGGAGGACATTAGAAAAATAGCTGAAAAAGCAGGCGTACCTGAAGATGATATTGAGCTTTATGGAAAGTATAAAGCAAAAGTAAACTATAACCTTTTAAAAACAACTCCTAGTAAAAACGGAAAATTAATATTATGTACAGCAATTAATCCAACACCAGCAGGAGAAGGAAAAACCACTACATCAATAGGCGTAGCTGATGCTTTATCAAAATTAGGAAAAAATACAATAGTTGCATTAAGAGAACCATCATTAGGACCAGTATTTGGAGTGAAAGGTGGAGCAGCAGGTGGTGGATATGCACAAGTTGTTCCAATGGAAGACATTAACTTACATTTTACTGGTGATTTCCATGCAATAGGAGCAGCTAACAATTTACTAGCTGCAATGTTAGACAACCATATATATCAAGGAAATACTTTAGACATTGATCCAAGAAGAATAGTTTGGAGAAGATGTGTTGATATGAACGATAGACAATTAAGGTTTATTGTTGATGGTTTGGGTGGAAAAGCTAATGGAATGCCAAGAGAAGACGGTTTTGATATAACTGTTGCTTCAGAAATAATGGCTATATTCTGTTTAGCTAGTAACATAACTGATTTAAAAGAAAGACTTGCTAGAATAGTTGTAGCATATACAAGAAGTGGAGAACCTGTAACAGCTGGACAATTAAAAGCTCAAGGACCAATGGCTGCATTACTTAAAGATGCATTAAAACCAAATCTAGTTCAAACTTTAGAGGGAACACCAGCATTTGTTCATGGTGGACCATTTGCAAACATAGCTCATGGATGTAATTCAGTAATAGCTACAAGAATGGCTACTCATTTTGCTGATTATGTAGTTACAGAGGCAGGTTTCGGTGCTGACCTTGGAGCAGAAAAATTCCTAGATATTAAGTGTAGAATGGCTGGATTAAAACCAGATGCAGTTGT harbors:
- a CDS encoding formate--tetrahydrofolate ligase, which translates into the protein MDFKSDIEIAQECKMEDIRKIAEKAGVPEDDIELYGKYKAKVNYNLLKTTPSKNGKLILCTAINPTPAGEGKTTTSIGVADALSKLGKNTIVALREPSLGPVFGVKGGAAGGGYAQVVPMEDINLHFTGDFHAIGAANNLLAAMLDNHIYQGNTLDIDPRRIVWRRCVDMNDRQLRFIVDGLGGKANGMPREDGFDITVASEIMAIFCLASNITDLKERLARIVVAYTRSGEPVTAGQLKAQGPMAALLKDALKPNLVQTLEGTPAFVHGGPFANIAHGCNSVIATRMATHFADYVVTEAGFGADLGAEKFLDIKCRMAGLKPDAVVIVATVRALKYNGGVPKADLNNENLDALEKGLPNLLKHVENITKVYKLPAVVAINEFPTDTQAELKLVENKCKELGVNVKLSQVWAKGGEGGIEVAKEVMRLIDQGKNDFQFSYDEKLPIKEKIRAISKKIYGADDAVFTAQAEKEIAELEKNGFGQTPVCIAKTQYSLTDDQTKLGRPTGFKITVRQVTISAGAGFVVAVTGSIMKMPGLPKVPAAERIDVDENGVISGLF